Within Mycobacterium heckeshornense, the genomic segment AATTTCTCCAACCGGCGCAACACACCCAGGGTTTCGTTGATCGTGCGGTTGGAGCGGCCCGCGCCGCGCATGTACAGCTCCCAGCGCTCCAATGCGCTCAGCTCGCCATCGTCATCGCCGGAACCGGCGGCGGGCACCACCAACGCCAAATGCCGGTGGCGGTGTCGGGCCGCGCTCATAGCCGCACCAACCGTACTGCGGTGGCCAGGTCGTCGAACACGCACCCGCAATGCGCGCAGCGCGCCGGGCCCGTGTAAAACTGCGCCCGAGTCTGCCGCAGCCACGCGGCCTTGTGCTGCCCGCACATCAGCACCGCCTCGCAGCCGTGCAGGTTCACCCGCCAGCCGGCCGGCCGGCGGCATCGCCGACCCTCACCGGCGGCGGGCATCTCACAACCCGGCGGGCAATCGAACATAGACACCACCGCCTCCAACCCGTCACCGGCCCGGCACAACTGGCGGTAGGACCCAATGGACATGTGGCTCCCATCTGTTTGTGAGCCACACCGAAGAAGCCTAGTTGCACGAATCTTGCGCGACGGTCTATCTGCGCTGGTCAGATAGTGCCCCCGGCAGGAATCGAACCTGCGACCTAGGGATTAGAAGGCCCTTGCTCTATCCAACTGAGCTACGGAGGCAATGCGCAGGTCAGTCTATCGAACGGCGGGCACGCGCCCGGGTCAGCGGCGCAACGCCGAGCCGAATGCCATGAGACACAAGAACCATTCACTAGTGTGTGACGCACGGCACATGTACGCTACCGCTGGCCGCATGCCAGGTCCGGCGGCGGTGCATGCGCCCGGCGTCAAGGAGTGGCGTTGGATGAGCATGGCTATGGAGGTGACCACGCGGTGCTCGCGGGCGGGCGCCCGGATATTGCAGCAGGGCCGGCACCTGGCGGCAGACGCGGTCGGTACCTACCGCACTGGTGCCCTGCTGCTGCGGGGGTCGCCCTTTGCTCTTAGCTGGTTTGCTGGCTGGCTTTCGGCGGAGTTTTCCCCGCAGGTGCTGACCGGGCATGCGTTGTCCCGGATAACGCCCCTGCCGGTCGGGCGGGTGGCCGCGGCGTGGGCGGCCCAACGGGCCGATCAGATCCTGACTGCCGCACTTGAGGAGTCATTCGGACCTCGGTACCGCGATCGGGTATGCCATCCGGTCGGCGATCAGCGCGGGGCTGTGCGCCGCGATGGGCTGTGGCATTCGGTCGGGCATCGTCGGCGCTATGCGGCGCAGACGTCGGACATCGCCTATGGCCCGAATGGTCGCGACAACCTGCTGGACATCTGGCGCCATCCCGATCTGGTAGACGGACACCGTCGCCCGGTACTGGTGCAGGTGCCCGGTGGCGGGTGGACCATCAACGGCAAACGCGGGCAGGCGTACCCGCTGATGGGCCGCATGGTCGAGCTCGGCTGGATCTGTGTGTCCATCGACTACCGTAAGAGCCCCTGCAGCGCGTGGCCGGCACATATCGTCGATGTGAAGAGGGCGATCGCGTGGGTGCGAGACAACATCGCCGACTACGGCGGAGACCCGGGTTTCATCGCGATCACCGGTGGTTCTGCAGGTGCCCACCTGGCCGCGTTGGCCGCGCTCACCGCAAACGATCCGCGATTTCAGCCCGGGTTTGAACACGCCGACACGACCCTGCAGGCCGCGGTGCCGTATTACGGCGTCTACGACTTCACGAAAGCCGAGCACATGCATGAACTGATGCTGCCGTTCCTCGAGCATTTCGTGATGCAGACCCGATACGCCGACGACCCGGAATTATTCGCGTCGGCGTCGCCAATCTCGCACGCTCACAGCGCAGCTCCACCGTTTTTCGTGCTGCACGGCGAGAACGATTCGTTGATTCCACGAACACAGGCCCGGGCCTTTTGCGCAACTCTTCGTGAAGCGCGCGCATCGACGGTGTGCTATGCCGAGCTCGTCAACGCCCACCACGCTTTTGACACCGTCGCCACCGTGCGCTCGCGCCTGGCTGCAGATGCAGTCGCGGATTTTCTTGGCGTGATCTACTGCCGACACGTTCACTCGGAGGTGGCTTCTTCGATTGACCGTGCAACTCCGGCCAGCTGAATCGCACACCGAGCTGTCCAATTTATTGGTCTAGCAGGCCATTTCGTGACTTGTCCACTGGCCGACGAGCTCCTCGGCGCGGATCCGCACAATCAGCTGCCACCACCGCGTCAACCGGACTAGCGTTGTCTTGGCACAGGTCGCGTATCACGGGAGGCTTGAGTGGCGATGCCAGCGCGGTCGCGTCGGAGGTGGCAACGGTGACTGATTCCGTCGACTCGGCCGAACTGCCGGCCGAGCTGGGAGCGGTCGACTATCTGCTGCACCGGGGAAGCCAACCCGCGGACTCGGTCCGGAATCATGGCTGTCGAAATCCTCGACGCCACGCCGGACTGGGAGCGGTTCCGGGCACGTTTCGAAAACGCCTCCCGCCGGGTCCTGCGGCTGCGCCAGAAGGTGGTAGTGCCCACGCTACCGACCGCGGCGCCGCGCTGGGTGGTCGATCCCGACTTCAACTTGGACTTCCATGTGCGACGGATGCGCATCCCCGAACCCGGCACATTGCGGCAAGTGTTTGACCTGGCCGAGATAATTCTGCAGTCGCCGCTGGACATCGCGCGGCCACTGTGGTCGGCAACACTTGTCGAGGGGCTCGCCGAGGGCCGCGCCGCCATGCTTTTGCACTTCAGCCACGCGGTCACCGACGGCGTGGGAGGCGTGGAGATGTTCGCGCGGATTTACGACGCCGAGCGCGACCCACCTGCGGAGCCACCACCGCCGCAACCGATTCCCCAGGATCTGTCGGCCAACGACTTGATGCGGGAAGGCCTCAACCACCTGCCCGGCACCATTTTCGGCGGGGTTCGCGGCGCGCTGTCGGGAGCGGTCTCGGTGCTCGGCCGAGCGGTTCTTAACCCGCCGTCGGCGATCGCCGGCGCACTACAGTACGCGCGCTCGGGTATGCGGGTGATGAGCCGGGCCGCTGAGCCGTCGCCATTGTTGCGGCGGCGCAGCCTGGCCATCCGCACGGAAGCCCTCGACATCAAGCTTTCCGACTTGCACAGGGCGGCAAAGGCCGGTGGCGGATCAATCAACGACGCCTACCTCGCCGGCCTGTGCGGAGCGTTGGGGCGCTATCACCAGGCACTCGGCGTCCCGATCGCCACGCTGCCGATGGCGGTGCCGGTGAACCTACGCGCCGAGGCCGATCCCGCGGGTGGCAACCGATTCACCGGTGTCAACCTGGCCGCGCCAATCGGTACCGCCGACCCGGTGCAGCGCATGCGCAAGATTCGAGCGCAGATAACGCAGCGCCGAGAGGAGCCGGCGATGGACATTATCGGCTCCATTGCGCCCGTGCTCAGCATCTTGCCGGCACAACTGCTGGAGACGATTACCGGGGCAGTAATCGGCTCCGACGTGCAAGCCAGCAATGTGCCTGTTTACCAAGGAGATACCTACATCGCTGGCGCAAAAATACTGCGGCAGTACGGAATTGGCCCACTGCCAGGTGTTGCGATGATGGTGGTGTTGGTTTCCCGCGCGGGAGTCTGCACGATTACGGTACGCTACGACAGGGCCGCAGTCAGGCATGAGGCGTTGTTCGCGCGGTGCCTGCTGGACGGTTTCGATGAAATCCTGGCGCTGGGCGGCGAACCGATACCGCACGCGGTGCCTGCGTCGTTTTCCGTCCGGCCCGCTGACGCGCCATCTCGATCGGTGTCAGACTCATGACTGCTGACGACGACAAGTCGCCTCGTGACCTGCGGCTACCCGGTTCGGTCGCCGAAATCCTTGCCAGCCCACCGGGTCCCGACATCGGCGCGTTCTTCGACCTGGACGGAACCTTGGTCGCGGGCTTCACGGGTGTCATCCTCACCCAGGAGCAGTTCCGGCACCGCGAGATGGGCGTGGGGGAGCTGATCACGATGATTCAGGCCGGGCTCAACCATCGGCTCGGCCGCATCGAGTTCGAAGAGCTCATCACCAAGGCAGCTTGGGTGCTTCGCGGGCGCCCACTCAGCGACATGGAGGAGATCGGCGAACGGTTATTCGCCCAAAAGATCGAGTCCCGGATTTACCCGGAAATGCGGGAGCTGGTGCGCGCGCATATGGCGCGCGGTCACACGGTGGTGCTCAGTTCCTCCGCGCTGACCATCCAGGTCGACCCGGTGGCCCGATTCCTGGGAATCCCCAACACCCTCACCAACAAGTTTGAGGTCGATGAGAACGGCATCCTCACCGGGCATGTCGTCAGGCCGATCCTGTGGGGTCCGGGCAAGGCTGCGGCGGTCCAGAAGTTCGCCGCCGAGCACAACATCGACTTGAGCCGAAGTTACTTCTATGCCGACGGAGACGAAGACGTCGCGTTGATGTACCTGGTGGGCAATCCCCGGCCGACCAATCCCGAAGGCAAGATGGCCGCGGTGGCGCGGCGCCGCGGCTGGCCGATCTTACGGTTCACCAGCCGCGGCAGCGGAGGTCTCGTCGGACAGCTGCGGACGCTGATCGGTGTCGGTTCGATGGTTCCGGTCGCTTCGGTCGCGTTGGGCCTGGGCCTGCTGACGCGCAACCGGCGCCGCGGCGTGAATTTCTTCACCTCCACCTACTCGCAACTGCTGCTGGCGGCTAACGGTGTGCATCTCAACGTTATCGGCGCCGAGAATCTGACCGCACAGCGTCCGGCGGTGTTCATCTTCAACCACCGCAACCAAATTGACCCCGTCATCGTCGCCGCCCTGGTGCGTGACAATTGGACCGCGGTAGGCAAGAAAGAACTGGAAAGCGATCCGATCATCGGCACCTTGGGTAAATTGCTCGACGCAGTCTTCATCGACCGCGACGACCCAACCGCCGCCGTGGAGACGTTGCACCAGGTCGAAGAACGGGCGAGAAACGGGCTCTCGATCGTCATCGCCCCCGAGGGCACCCGGGTCGACACCACCGAGGTCGGGCCATTCAAGAAAGGGCCGTTTCGCATCGCGATGGCAGCAGGTATCCCGATCGTGCCGATCGTGATCCGCAACGCGGAGATCATCGCCGCCCGCGACTCCATCACGATGAACCCGGGCACGGTCGATGTCGCAGTGTTTCCACCGATTCCGGTCGATCACTGGACGCTCGACACGCTGCCGGAGCGCATCGCCGAAGTGCGCCAACTGTATCTGGACACGCTGGCCAGCTGGCCAGTCGACGAGCTACCCGAGATACCCCTCTACACCCATAGCAAAAAGTCGGCACCGGCCAAAACCAAGGCGGGCAAAGCTGCCGCCAAGACGGCCAAGAAAGCCGCACAATCGAGACCATCGAAGAAGCACGCGGCCAAGCCGGATCATGCGGAGACGCGCGCGCGGACAGCTCGGCCGAAAGGACGACCGTGACGACATCGGCTGCCGACACAGGCACATTCAGTACGACCGACGACACGTTGGTATTGGCGTCGGTATCTTCATCGGTCGAGGCCGAGCTGCTCAACGACTGGCTGGACCGTCAGCGCCAGCGTCATCCCGAGACCAAGATCGACGTGCTGCGCCTGCCGCCCCGCAATGCGCCGCCGGGCGCCCTGGCCCAGCTCGTCGAGCAGCTCGAGGTCGATGAGGACCGGTCGATCGTGCCGGTGCGGGTGTTCTGGCTACCGCGGGCCGAGGGCGGGCCGCTGAGTAGGGCGGCTGGGCTTATTCCCGGTTGGGATCCGTACCATCCCAGTGAACGCCAGCAACGGCGTATCCTGCGCAGCGACCCCGGCGGGCGCGAGTAGTGGCCGGCGAATCGGCCAAGGTGTCAGAACTACGCCAACAATGGCGCGACACCACCGTCGGTGACAATCCGCGCGACTTCGCCCATTTCGTCACCCGCCGCGCCATCCTGGCGATGGAACGCGTCGCCTACCGGTTGCTCGGCCCGGAGTACAAGTCGCCGCGGCTGGTGAAACCAGAAATGTTGGCATCGGCCCGTTTTCGGGCAGGACTGGAGAAGATTCCCGGCGCCACAGTGGAGGAGGCCGGCAAGATTCTCGACGAGATGGCCACCGGGTGGAGCCGGGTGTCGGTCGATGTCGCCGTCGGACTGAGCAGGCTGCTGATTCGCGGGTTCGACCCACAAATCGACTACGACCAGTATCAGGTCGCGGCGATGCGCGCAGCACTTCAGACGCATCCCGCTGTGCTGCTGTGGTCGCACCGGTCGAACCTGGACAGCGCGGTGCTGACGGTGGCGCCGCAGGAAAACGGGTTGCCCAGGGCTCATGTGTTCGGCGGGATCAACATGGCGTTCGGCT encodes:
- a CDS encoding alpha/beta hydrolase, whose translation is MSMAMEVTTRCSRAGARILQQGRHLAADAVGTYRTGALLLRGSPFALSWFAGWLSAEFSPQVLTGHALSRITPLPVGRVAAAWAAQRADQILTAALEESFGPRYRDRVCHPVGDQRGAVRRDGLWHSVGHRRRYAAQTSDIAYGPNGRDNLLDIWRHPDLVDGHRRPVLVQVPGGGWTINGKRGQAYPLMGRMVELGWICVSIDYRKSPCSAWPAHIVDVKRAIAWVRDNIADYGGDPGFIAITGGSAGAHLAALAALTANDPRFQPGFEHADTTLQAAVPYYGVYDFTKAEHMHELMLPFLEHFVMQTRYADDPELFASASPISHAHSAAPPFFVLHGENDSLIPRTQARAFCATLREARASTVCYAELVNAHHAFDTVATVRSRLAADAVADFLGVIYCRHVHSEVASSIDRATPAS
- a CDS encoding HAD-IB family hydrolase/lysophospholipid acyltransferase family protein is translated as MTADDDKSPRDLRLPGSVAEILASPPGPDIGAFFDLDGTLVAGFTGVILTQEQFRHREMGVGELITMIQAGLNHRLGRIEFEELITKAAWVLRGRPLSDMEEIGERLFAQKIESRIYPEMRELVRAHMARGHTVVLSSSALTIQVDPVARFLGIPNTLTNKFEVDENGILTGHVVRPILWGPGKAAAVQKFAAEHNIDLSRSYFYADGDEDVALMYLVGNPRPTNPEGKMAAVARRRGWPILRFTSRGSGGLVGQLRTLIGVGSMVPVASVALGLGLLTRNRRRGVNFFTSTYSQLLLAANGVHLNVIGAENLTAQRPAVFIFNHRNQIDPVIVAALVRDNWTAVGKKELESDPIIGTLGKLLDAVFIDRDDPTAAVETLHQVEERARNGLSIVIAPEGTRVDTTEVGPFKKGPFRIAMAAGIPIVPIVIRNAEIIAARDSITMNPGTVDVAVFPPIPVDHWTLDTLPERIAEVRQLYLDTLASWPVDELPEIPLYTHSKKSAPAKTKAGKAAAKTAKKAAQSRPSKKHAAKPDHAETRARTARPKGRP